A single genomic interval of Lathyrus oleraceus cultivar Zhongwan6 chromosome 7, CAAS_Psat_ZW6_1.0, whole genome shotgun sequence harbors:
- the LOC127104529 gene encoding alternative NAD(P)H-ubiquinone oxidoreductase C1, chloroplastic/mitochondrial, whose amino-acid sequence MQISFSIFSEMSHIALTASPTVVAFHRGAKQWSTLFPSSWRSRGINPSSFPNSTRKRLPLRFFASGKNGINGGVVDEISETVKAHTDFVWPDNKKPRVCILGGGFGGLYTALRLESLQWPEDKKPHIALVDQSERFVFKPLLYELLSGEVDEWEIAPRFSDLLANTGVQFLKDKVKVLKPSDHLGVNGSNASTRGGTVHLESGLHIEYDWLVLALGAEAKLEVVPGAVEFAIPFSTLEDARKVNNRLTILERKTFGKDYQISVAIVGCGYSGVELAATVAERLQNKGVVRAINVETTICPTAPPGNREAALKVLSSRKVELLLGYFVNCIRRASELESTNTPTEVESVETVPGFEKYILELQPAERGVQRKIIEADLVLWTVGSKPPLPHLEYSDVPFVIPLNARGQAETDETLRVKGHPRIFALGDSSALRDSTGRILPATAQVAFQQADFTGWNLWAAINGRPLLPFRFQNLGEMITLGRSDAAITPSFIEGLTLEGPVGHTARKIAYLMRLPTDEHRLKVGISWLTKSAVESVSLLQSTLSKVLSDSSARSD is encoded by the exons ATGCAAATTTCATTCTCCATCTTTTCAGAAATGTCACACATTGCTTTAACTGCATCACCCACCGTAGTCGCTTTTCACC GTGGAGCGAAACAATGGAGCACGCTGTTTCCGAGTAGCTGGAGAAGCAGGGGAATCAATCCATCTTCATTTCCAAATTCCACCAGAAAACGGTTACCGTTGCGGTTTTTTGCTTCTGGAAAAAATGGCATCAATGGAGGTGTTGTGGATGAGATATCTGAAACAGTAAAGGCGCACACGGATTTCGTTTGGCCTGATAACAAG AAGCCTAGAGTGTGTATTTTAGGTGGTGGATTCGGTGGTTTATATACTGCTTTAAGGTTGGAATCACTCCAGTGGCCCGAAGACAAAAAGCCACAT ATTGCTCTTGTCGACCAATCTGAACGATTTGTTTTCAAGCCACTGCTGTACGAGCTTCTATCTGGTG AAGTGGATGAATGGGAAATAGCTCCTCGCTTCTCCGATTTGCTGGCAAACACTGGTGTGCAGTTTTTGAAAGATAAAGTAAAAGTCTTGAAGCCCTCTGATCATTTGGGGGTGAATGGATCCAATGCATCTACTCGTGGAGGAACTGTTCATCTTGAAAGTGGCCTTCATATCGAATATGACTG GCTGGTTCTTGCATTAGGAGCTGAAGCTAAGCTGGAAGTTGTACCAGGAGCAGTAGAATTTGCAATTCCTTTCTCAACTCTGGAGGATGCACGT AAAGTTAACAATAGATTAACAATATTAGAGAGAAAGACCTTTGGTAAGGACTACCAAATTAGTGTGGCTATTGTTGGTTGTGGATACTCTGGGGTTGAATTAGCAGCAACAGTAGCAGAGCGCTTACAAAATAAAGGAGTTGTGAGAGCTATTAATGTTGAAACAACTATCTGCCCAACTGCCCCACCTGGCAATAGGGAAGCTGCACTGAAA GTTCTTTCGTCCAGGAAGGTTGAACTTTTATTGGGTTATTTTGTCAACTGTATTCGGAGGGCCAGTGAATTGGAGTCTACAAATACTCCGACAGAGGTGGAAAGTGTTGAAACAGTGCCGGGTTTTGAAAAGTATATACTGGAACTGCAACCTGCTGAAAGGGGAGTGCAGCGTAAAATCATTGAAGCAGATTTGGTATTGTGGACTGTTGGATCCAAACCTCCTCTTCCTCATCTGGAATATTCAGATGTACCATTTGTAATTCCACTTAATGCCAGGGGACAGGCGGAAACAGATGAAACTCTTCGTGTTAAGGGTCACCCACGGATATTTGCTCTTGGTGACTCTTCGGCATTAAGGGATTCAACTGGAAGGATCCTTCCAGCCACCGCACAG GTTGCATTTCAACAAGCAGACTTTACTGGTTGGAATCTTTGGGCTGCAATCAATGGGCGTCCGCTTTTGCCATTTAG GTTTCAGAATCTAGGTGAGATGATAACTTTGGGAAGAAGTGATGCTGCTATTACTCCGAGTTTTATTGAGGGGTTAACTTTAGAAGGTCCTGTTGGCCATACTG CTAGGAAAATAGCTTATTTGATGAGGTTACCAACAGATGAACATAGGCTTAAAGTAGGGATCAGCTGGCTTACAAAATCCGCTGTTGAGTCAGTGTCTTTGCTACAAAGTACCTTATCTAAGGTCCTTTCAGACTCCTCTGCTCGTTCAGATTGA